From one Pempheris klunzingeri isolate RE-2024b chromosome 9, fPemKlu1.hap1, whole genome shotgun sequence genomic stretch:
- the rtn4rl2b gene encoding reticulon-4 receptor-like 2b translates to MEARWIRRSSAHNFKSGLCLWLVLWLVVVKPGGVTACPRLCVCYPTPMTVSCQSQNITIVPAGVPYDSQRVFLQNNRITELRADSFGFETQVLWLYGNNITWIEAGAFSNLRVLEELDLGDNPLQRLEGGAFRGLEKLQSLHMHRCKLAGLPHDLFHKLYSLQFLYLQENQLHFLQDDLFSDLVNLTHLFLHGNRIRALSENVFRGLVNLDRLLIHDNRIRQVNRRAFRDLGRLTILYLFNNSLAELPGQVMRDTQGIQFLRLNGNPWSCGCEARPLWEWFRKARISSSELMCTSPSQRRGQDLRFLRELDFALCPLPDPGSLAGSTTTTFSTKTRWWFSKHKPASSSKASYQKSTETVKAFPFSAVKPQYLPKTPTETISSKYELSADEVALPKLDPEEYWANYGNEDASIRCFELECPPGYDNPAFSSASSLPSIPSLLCLLSLSVVTVSLHFLFG, encoded by the exons ATGGAGGCCCGTTGGATTCGTCGCTCCAGCGCCCACAACTTTAAGA GTGGACTGTGTCTGTGGTTGGTTCTGtggctggtggtggtgaagcCGGGTGGAGTCACAGCATGccccaggctgtgtgtgtgttaccccaCGCCCATGACGGTCAGCTGCCAGTCCCAGAACATCACCATAGTTCCGGCTGGTGTGCCGTATGACTCACAGCGTGTTTTCCTGCAGAACAACCGCATCACAGAGCTTCGCGCAGACTCTTTTGGTTTTGAGACACAg GTGCTTTGGTTATATGGCAACAACATCACATGGATCGAGGCCGGGGCCTTCAGTAACCTCAGggtgctggaggagctggatcTGGGTGATAACCCGCTGCAGCGCCTGGAAGGTGGAGCGTTCAGGGGCTTGGAGAAGCTGCAGAGCCTGCACATGCATCGCTGCAAGCTGGCCGGTCTCCCCCATGACCTCTTCCACAAGCTATACAGCCTGCAGTTCCTCTACCTGCAG GAGAATCAGCTCCACTTTCTGCAGGACGACCTGTTCTCAGATCTGGTCAACCTCACACATCTCTTCCTGCATGGAAACCGCATCCGTGCCCTCTCTGAGAATGTGTTCAGAGGCCTGGTCAACCTGGACCGCCTTCTTATCCATGACAACCGCATCAGGCAGGTCAACCGTCGGGCTTTCCGTGACCTGGGGCGCCTGACTATCCTTTACCTGTTCAACAACTCCCTGGCCGAGCTGCCCGGTCAGGTCATGAGAGACACCCAAGGTATCCAGTTCCTCCGCCTCAATGGTAACCCGTGGTCCTGCGGCTGTGAGGCTCGCCCCCTCTGGGAGTGGTTCCGCAAGGCCCgcatctcctcctctgagctcatGTGCACCTCCCCATCCCAACGTCGTGGTCAGGACCTCCGATTCCTCCGGGAGCTGGACTTCGCCCTCTGCCCCCTGCCTGACCCTGGCTCTCTGGCTGGGAGCACCACAACCACCTTCAGCACCAAGACCCGCTGGTGGTTCTCCAAGCACAAGCCTGCATCGTCATCCAAGGCCTCATACCAGAAGAGCACAGAAACGGTGAAGGCCTTCCCCTTCTCCGCCGTCAAGCCTCAGTACCTCCCTAAAACCCCCACCGAAACCATCTCCTCCAAGTATGAACTGTCAGCGGACGAGGTGGCACTCCCCAAGCTGGACCCAGAAGAGTACTGGGCCAACTACGGCAACGAAGACGCCTCCATCCGCTGCTTTGAGCTGGAATGCCCGCCAGGCTATGACAACCCAGCcttctcctcagcctcctccctACCCAGCATCCCATCACTCCtttgcctcctctccctctccgtaGTCACAGTCTCgcttcatttcctttttggctga